One segment of Fibrobacter sp. UWB10 DNA contains the following:
- a CDS encoding InlB B-repeat-containing protein — MFMKKGILFALVALLAPFANAAKTITPKTPALVDDCYEISSAEELYGFADLLGTFNPSFGGCVKLTADIVVNENVLTEDDSLNVADTANFVPWIPMSKFFGVFDGQNHTVSGLYYVKMRDTTLFAARTPAGLFSELNSSKGDTTVVKNLGIVDSYFYSETDDVGAIVGTVGSGSAVSIENCFSHVRIEVEMALKYAGGMIGEVYGFVSGGFASVKNCRASGFFASSGGGASGGMVGYIYDGARARIENSTNSAYIKAAKAAGGMVGSVSGVAIIEKCGNTGSVHGSYSGGIVGESVEEGDYISGVYIRTSYNEAEISGYQAAGGIIGHLDGKVFVENAYNTGNIMGAHYSGGVLGFFKPRCGSHVEGAYSTGAVDASTWYRQGFVGTYDKRNTYDCRYPVFENVFYLDTSSRTVDSFAVAMPENFFKDGTAAYQLRNYTYNYADGTVWGQDVGTDPYPVFKDAITGMTSSAMAALILHTYEGDTLVYPDKYVPGYEFSLPYVNRDSYVFQGWYENEELTGDAVKNILADSEGDREFWAKLSKICNITYNAVGGVVDTNVATSYVEGTGLTLTRKISRDGYVFAGWYTDSEYSGEPVAEITAAETGNKVFYAKWIKKEIPSKDADGCYVIKTAMELYGFAAIVGGTDGVEREHYACGSLANDIVVNQDVIDENGMLNEAEKHKFLEWTPIVEFAGVFDGKFHSVSGLYFNDSLDDKRRGTGFFASVDKRGNYIDVVVKNLGIEKSYFAARDLVGALMGRTIHYEYVAQGGIQVLNCYSTSTVHSYEQGSGEIGASGLVGGDVGATDLYIENSYNAGRIEHRGTYGGGLVGWKHYYEKKNYLTIVNSYNIGPVLDLYTGAITYDLIGENDERTTIENSYYQEYKNDEEYGGTPLAMEMFKNGTAARLLHSGENGSIWGQNVGVDEYPNFSGVVKNYSGVEHAVSFHTFDGDTASYFTSYMQGIETALPDTAKRTGYAFLGWYADSTLSGEAVKSIAKNATDSLDFYAKWEKLRYKVVMKVDVVGRGSIGGLKEDGIYEYEEVVAVEALPTDNFKFAYWADDVNNKDPLLAFKAVSDTTIVAHFERIPRSSSSSVPKSSSSSSKNKEGLMTVAQVPQFMLMAVGRDIQVSGISEMARSYTVFDMQGHVLRKGPVHSKNFAIPVNAAGNYLVRIGSQVQRVSVK; from the coding sequence ATGTTTATGAAAAAGGGAATCCTGTTTGCCCTCGTCGCCCTGCTTGCCCCGTTTGCAAATGCGGCAAAGACGATTACGCCTAAAACTCCTGCACTTGTAGACGATTGCTACGAGATTTCTAGTGCCGAGGAACTGTACGGTTTTGCCGATCTTCTGGGTACATTTAATCCATCGTTTGGCGGGTGTGTGAAGCTGACTGCCGATATCGTCGTGAACGAGAATGTCTTGACCGAAGACGATTCGCTCAATGTCGCGGATACGGCGAACTTTGTCCCGTGGATTCCGATGTCCAAATTTTTTGGAGTTTTTGATGGTCAGAATCACACGGTTTCAGGATTGTATTATGTAAAAATGCGGGATACCACATTGTTTGCCGCGCGAACGCCCGCAGGTCTTTTCTCTGAATTAAATTCTTCGAAAGGGGACACAACTGTTGTCAAGAATCTAGGGATTGTGGATTCGTATTTTTACAGTGAAACCGATGATGTTGGTGCCATTGTCGGGACTGTTGGATCCGGATCGGCTGTGTCTATAGAAAATTGTTTTAGCCATGTGCGAATAGAAGTGGAGATGGCTTTAAAGTATGCAGGTGGAATGATTGGTGAAGTGTATGGTTTCGTGTCTGGGGGGTTCGCGTCTGTCAAAAATTGTAGGGCTTCAGGATTCTTTGCTTCGAGTGGCGGTGGTGCTTCTGGGGGAATGGTTGGCTATATATACGATGGTGCTAGGGCACGTATTGAGAACTCTACCAATAGTGCGTATATAAAAGCTGCTAAAGCTGCGGGTGGCATGGTAGGCTCTGTTAGTGGGGTTGCGATCATTGAAAAATGCGGCAATACTGGAAGTGTTCATGGTAGTTATTCTGGTGGCATTGTTGGCGAATCCGTCGAAGAAGGCGATTATATCAGTGGCGTTTATATCAGGACGTCATACAATGAGGCTGAGATAAGTGGGTATCAAGCCGCTGGTGGAATTATCGGTCATTTGGATGGCAAGGTCTTTGTGGAAAATGCCTACAATACAGGAAATATTATGGGGGCCCACTATTCTGGCGGCGTATTGGGCTTCTTCAAGCCTAGGTGTGGTTCCCATGTGGAAGGGGCATATAGCACGGGTGCGGTGGATGCTTCTACATGGTATCGACAAGGGTTTGTCGGTACATATGATAAACGCAATACCTATGATTGCCGGTACCCTGTTTTTGAAAATGTTTTTTACTTGGATACGTCCTCGCGAACAGTTGATTCGTTTGCTGTCGCGATGCCTGAGAATTTCTTTAAAGATGGCACCGCGGCCTATCAGCTGCGCAACTACACCTATAATTATGCCGATGGAACTGTGTGGGGACAAGACGTGGGTACAGATCCGTATCCGGTTTTCAAGGATGCCATTACGGGGATGACATCAAGTGCTATGGCTGCATTGATTCTGCATACTTACGAAGGCGACACCTTGGTGTATCCGGATAAGTACGTTCCCGGTTACGAATTCAGTCTTCCGTATGTTAATCGAGATAGTTATGTCTTCCAAGGGTGGTATGAAAACGAGGAGCTTACGGGCGATGCCGTGAAAAATATCTTGGCTGATTCCGAAGGGGATAGGGAATTCTGGGCTAAACTGTCCAAGATTTGCAACATTACGTATAACGCTGTTGGAGGTGTTGTCGATACCAATGTGGCGACATCGTATGTAGAAGGCACGGGACTTACGCTCACGCGTAAAATCTCACGCGACGGTTATGTGTTTGCCGGATGGTATACGGATAGCGAATATAGCGGTGAACCCGTGGCTGAGATTACTGCCGCTGAAACAGGAAACAAAGTGTTTTATGCTAAGTGGATTAAGAAAGAAATTCCGTCGAAGGATGCTGATGGCTGCTATGTCATCAAGACGGCCATGGAACTGTATGGTTTTGCCGCCATCGTGGGCGGTACGGACGGTGTTGAACGAGAGCATTATGCCTGCGGGTCTCTTGCAAACGATATCGTGGTAAACCAGGATGTGATCGATGAGAACGGCATGCTGAACGAAGCCGAAAAGCATAAGTTCTTGGAATGGACGCCCATAGTGGAATTCGCAGGCGTATTTGATGGCAAATTCCACTCTGTTTCGGGATTGTATTTTAACGATTCTCTGGACGATAAACGAAGGGGAACGGGATTTTTCGCGAGTGTGGATAAGAGAGGCAATTACATAGATGTGGTTGTCAAGAACCTGGGTATCGAAAAATCCTATTTTGCGGCGAGAGATCTTGTTGGCGCTCTTATGGGCAGGACTATTCATTATGAATACGTGGCGCAGGGCGGCATCCAGGTTCTCAACTGTTATAGTACGTCTACCGTGCATAGCTATGAACAGGGGTCTGGTGAAATCGGTGCTAGCGGCCTTGTGGGGGGTGATGTCGGGGCGACTGATCTTTATATCGAAAATAGCTATAATGCCGGGCGTATCGAGCACAGAGGTACTTACGGTGGAGGCCTTGTTGGCTGGAAGCACTATTATGAGAAAAAGAATTATTTGACCATTGTCAATAGCTACAATATAGGACCGGTTCTTGATTTATATACGGGTGCAATTACGTATGATTTGATTGGCGAGAACGATGAAAGGACGACCATAGAGAATTCTTATTATCAGGAATATAAGAATGATGAAGAATATGGCGGTACACCTTTGGCTATGGAAATGTTCAAGAATGGAACTGCGGCGCGTTTGTTGCACAGTGGCGAGAACGGCTCTATCTGGGGACAAAATGTTGGTGTGGACGAATATCCGAACTTCTCTGGCGTAGTCAAGAATTATAGCGGTGTTGAACATGCTGTGAGTTTCCATACCTTCGATGGCGATACGGCTTCGTATTTCACAAGCTATATGCAAGGAATTGAAACTGCGCTTCCCGATACGGCAAAGCGTACAGGTTATGCTTTCTTGGGCTGGTATGCCGATTCTACACTCAGTGGTGAGGCGGTAAAATCCATCGCGAAAAATGCCACGGACTCGTTGGATTTCTATGCCAAGTGGGAAAAACTTCGCTATAAAGTTGTCATGAAGGTTGACGTAGTTGGTCGCGGTAGTATTGGTGGCTTGAAAGAAGATGGAATATACGAGTACGAAGAAGTGGTGGCGGTTGAAGCGCTGCCCACTGATAATTTCAAGTTCGCTTACTGGGCTGATGACGTGAATAATAAGGATCCGCTCCTTGCGTTCAAAGCGGTGAGCGATACAACAATTGTTGCTCACTTCGAGAGAATTCCGCGCAGTTCTTCATCTTCTGTACCGAAGTCGTCTAGTAGCTCTAGCAAAAATAAGGAAGGCTTGATGACCGTTGCACAGGTTCCGCAGTTTATGCTGATGGCTGTCGGTCGCGACATTCAGGTGTCGGGCATCTC
- a CDS encoding sodium ion-translocating decarboxylase subunit beta has product MSSLLNSVVEFAGDTGFAYVTPSMIVMWIVSFVLMYLAIVKKYEPLLLLPISLGALAVNIPSAGFYDGGWSIEGMFTPTAGLYYYISQGIHLELFPPIIFLGVGAMTDFGPLIANPRTLLLGGGAQFGVFATMFCAVAFGGFTLGEAASIGIIGGADGPTSIFTANKLAKHLIGPIAVAAYTYMALVPLIQPPIMRLMTNDKERKIRMKALRKVSKAERIVFAVMVMIVCILVVPDASALIIMLMLGNIFKEAGVVERLVKTSSNELMNIVTIFLGTSVGLTMSADIFLRPQTLMIIAMGVVAFGFSTAAGLFLAKIMNKCTPNNPVNPLIGSAGVSAVPMAARVSQVEGAKYDPQNFLLMHAMGPNVAGVIGTAVCAGYMISRLS; this is encoded by the coding sequence ATGAGTTCTCTTTTAAATTCGGTCGTTGAGTTCGCAGGCGACACCGGATTCGCATACGTCACCCCTTCGATGATCGTGATGTGGATCGTGAGTTTCGTCCTGATGTACTTGGCGATTGTCAAAAAGTATGAGCCGCTGCTGCTCTTGCCGATTTCGCTCGGCGCACTGGCGGTGAACATCCCGAGTGCGGGATTCTACGATGGTGGCTGGAGCATCGAAGGTATGTTTACCCCGACGGCAGGCCTCTATTACTACATCAGCCAGGGAATCCACCTGGAACTCTTCCCGCCCATCATCTTCTTGGGCGTGGGTGCCATGACGGACTTTGGACCGCTTATCGCTAACCCGCGTACACTGCTCCTCGGCGGTGGCGCTCAGTTCGGCGTGTTTGCGACCATGTTCTGCGCCGTGGCTTTCGGTGGCTTTACTCTCGGTGAAGCTGCCTCTATCGGTATCATCGGCGGCGCCGACGGTCCGACCTCCATCTTTACTGCAAACAAATTAGCAAAGCACCTCATCGGACCTATCGCCGTGGCAGCTTACACTTACATGGCCCTCGTTCCGCTGATCCAGCCGCCTATCATGCGCCTCATGACCAACGACAAGGAACGCAAGATCCGTATGAAGGCTCTGCGCAAGGTGTCCAAGGCCGAACGCATCGTGTTTGCCGTGATGGTGATGATCGTGTGCATCCTCGTGGTGCCCGATGCTTCTGCTCTTATTATCATGCTCATGCTTGGTAACATCTTCAAGGAAGCCGGCGTTGTCGAACGCTTGGTGAAGACCTCCTCCAACGAACTCATGAACATCGTGACGATCTTCCTCGGTACTTCCGTGGGCCTCACGATGTCTGCCGACATCTTCCTCCGTCCGCAGACCCTCATGATTATCGCTATGGGTGTGGTTGCCTTCGGTTTCTCGACCGCTGCAGGCCTCTTCCTTGCGAAGATCATGAACAAGTGCACTCCCAACAATCCTGTGAACCCGCTCATCGGTTCCGCTGGCGTGTCCGCCGTGCCGATGGCCGCCCGTGTTTCTCAGGTGGAAGGTGCCAAGTATGACCCGCAGAACTTCTTGCTGATGCACGCTATGGGCCCGAACGTGGCTGGCGTGATCGGTACTGCAGTTTGCGCCGGTTACATGATTTCTCGCTTGAGCTAG
- a CDS encoding biotin/lipoyl-containing protein, whose translation MKKTVRISFEGKTYDVEVEVLDSNAAVAAAPAAAPAAAPAPAAAPAVAGGTEVKSPLAGSVFKLKVKVGDTVAANQEVAIIEALKMENPVVAPCAGTVNSIAVKETDTVVDGQTLMTIA comes from the coding sequence ATGAAGAAAACCGTCCGTATCAGTTTCGAAGGCAAGACCTACGATGTCGAAGTAGAAGTTCTTGATTCCAATGCCGCCGTTGCCGCTGCTCCTGCTGCAGCCCCCGCTGCCGCTCCGGCTCCGGCCGCCGCTCCTGCTGTTGCCGGTGGTACCGAAGTCAAGAGTCCGCTCGCTGGCTCCGTGTTCAAACTGAAGGTCAAGGTCGGCGACACCGTTGCTGCCAACCAGGAAGTGGCTATCATCGAAGCTCTCAAGATGGAAAACCCGGTCGTCGCTCCGTGCGCCGGCACCGTGAACTCCATTGCCGTCAAGGAAACCGACACTGTCGTCGACGGCCAGACTCTCATGACTATCGCCTAA
- a CDS encoding histidine phosphatase family protein yields the protein MRKKWCVECLGAALAATLFLVGCSSDNSGGVVNGGDSSNEGSTEVKPDTQAVQVIEPINAPLYVFEILEEQIAAADSTDSVSVNSILDLLARPRVDQHLMNHVPLDSAVERAKYETLAAFGVDSLQYAMDSNAVLLAISAMMQNRLSKEETQNFIGTLGEDLKGDGVWNDPNWKIQVADWIVGLDSNWRYGEIRNNVTSTYGGNVPNFERYMRGFIPLAYAFETCSDANAGTVTYVNQGQSAYFANDYETSDHSAVRFICDANGFQWRLAQPMEKDTVGFGPGEYDREIREGRVIHDNYYIYDAGAWRLATPQEADGFTDLVEVYANLAADEKAVFILRHSERTGETGPKGHLTDNGKKYAQDLGKRLAAVNQEKFYFGYSGYTRTQETCENIAEGYGQSKYDLEVLAGLDGDWYMKDSVKFESYSNSDGGGWVVCSKYAFLGAYPDVFYDLETRSEELLQNEILANLGKMKRVNFLVSHDYLIVPLLAYTTNGHANVRFYEKWKWVNYMAGVAMIISPDGSVRYIPVKGLETGVM from the coding sequence ATGAGAAAAAAATGGTGTGTGGAATGTTTGGGTGCAGCCTTGGCAGCGACCCTGTTTTTGGTTGGCTGTAGTTCAGATAACAGCGGTGGTGTCGTAAATGGAGGCGACTCTTCAAACGAGGGCTCGACAGAGGTAAAGCCCGATACTCAGGCGGTTCAAGTGATTGAGCCAATCAATGCGCCGCTTTATGTTTTTGAAATTCTTGAAGAACAGATTGCTGCTGCCGATTCTACTGATTCCGTTAGCGTGAATAGTATATTGGATTTGTTGGCTCGCCCTCGAGTGGATCAGCACTTGATGAACCATGTCCCGTTGGATTCTGCGGTAGAACGCGCCAAGTACGAAACGCTTGCGGCCTTCGGGGTAGATTCCCTGCAGTATGCAATGGATTCTAACGCGGTGTTGCTTGCGATTTCGGCGATGATGCAGAATCGCTTAAGCAAAGAAGAAACGCAGAACTTTATCGGCACTTTGGGCGAAGACCTGAAGGGCGATGGCGTGTGGAATGATCCCAACTGGAAAATTCAGGTTGCAGACTGGATTGTAGGGCTCGATAGCAATTGGCGCTATGGCGAAATTCGAAACAACGTAACGTCTACCTATGGCGGAAATGTGCCGAATTTTGAGCGCTACATGCGTGGCTTTATTCCGCTGGCTTACGCTTTTGAAACTTGCTCCGATGCGAATGCGGGCACGGTAACTTATGTGAATCAAGGCCAAAGTGCTTATTTCGCAAATGACTACGAAACGTCGGACCATTCGGCGGTGCGTTTTATTTGCGATGCAAATGGATTCCAGTGGCGCCTTGCGCAACCCATGGAAAAAGATACGGTGGGCTTTGGCCCGGGTGAATACGACCGGGAAATTCGCGAAGGCCGCGTGATTCATGATAACTATTACATTTACGATGCGGGCGCCTGGCGCCTTGCTACCCCACAAGAAGCCGATGGCTTTACCGACTTGGTCGAAGTCTATGCGAATTTGGCTGCCGACGAAAAGGCTGTATTCATTCTTCGTCACAGCGAACGCACAGGCGAAACAGGCCCAAAGGGACACTTGACCGATAACGGCAAAAAGTATGCCCAGGATTTGGGAAAGCGCCTTGCTGCCGTGAATCAGGAAAAATTCTATTTCGGCTATTCGGGCTACACTCGCACTCAAGAAACCTGCGAAAATATCGCCGAAGGCTACGGTCAGTCGAAATACGATTTAGAAGTGCTTGCCGGACTCGATGGCGACTGGTACATGAAAGACAGCGTGAAGTTTGAAAGCTATTCGAATTCCGATGGCGGCGGCTGGGTGGTATGTTCCAAGTATGCCTTTTTGGGGGCTTACCCAGATGTATTCTATGACTTGGAAACGCGCAGCGAAGAACTCTTGCAAAATGAAATTTTGGCGAATTTGGGCAAAATGAAGCGGGTGAACTTCTTGGTTTCACACGATTACCTGATTGTCCCACTGCTTGCCTACACGACGAATGGGCATGCGAATGTGCGCTTTTACGAAAAATGGAAATGGGTGAATTACATGGCCGGGGTGGCCATGATTATCTCTCCTGATGGTTCGGTTCGTTATATACCCGTAAAAGGTCTCGAAACCGGGGTGATGTAG
- a CDS encoding histidine phosphatase family protein, protein MNRLFWIIISAWFAFSLQACSGNSSSFEDENDPDEYGDRYDDDGDDNGRSSGSRWDKKSSGVVQKDSLGRPLSSSAGGSSGGQGGSESGNSSSSTGPVIGVEDPVIEDTTVVVDVDALPECTAKNEGESFLVKSENVLYFCLAKEWVPSDAVAQTAGISCRNGVMVTGEDAGDDDEKGSTGGYSSPWGNFGGGGSSVNTSAVDDSSAVPRMVGAHLVGVAEKGPFRYGTSIKLIELDSTQHLADSKRTHKTCILNGDGNFNFDSVDFVSPYLRVKANGYFRNELTGGLSSSPVTLEAVVDVTEKDTVNVNILTHMEAPRVLKLVENSGNNQPVRAVKAQALREILSSFEIQWDKSSGSSSGGNGGGFGGWNFGGQQQQQLTTDGRFAEDIGLFDGDEYSGALLAISIMMQRKGSGSEMVSYAAGIADRIKGNGNWDDNNAKADLADWLMVLDTSGSYATIRNNIASWNMGKVPDFEKHLKRFWSRAYNFGDCNAQNADTVKCISNSLSAYFCGGGYDQPGPTVRFICDANTHEWRAATAVEKDTYGYGKGEYPGQIKNGRVDKETYYVYDDENKKWRVATSDDIQEFEDIEDVYKNLKSGEKVIFFLRHAKRSDDTGKNGHLTDEGKSQSQGVGEKLKGEDIYFANSTYTRSKETCEYIAKGAGASYSENTLEDLDGEWYVKDNNKLESYKSSNGGGWVVASQYAYKGSYTDAFYDLEDYSEKYIKEIIKPEFANVKKVGVFISHDMFVVPLTAYFTDKKVNLRYFDTKQWINYLAGLAIIMGKDGTIRYVPVRGLDSGTMTM, encoded by the coding sequence ATGAATCGCCTGTTTTGGATTATAATCTCTGCTTGGTTCGCCTTCTCTTTGCAGGCGTGTTCTGGCAATTCCTCTTCTTTTGAAGATGAAAATGATCCTGATGAATATGGTGACAGATACGATGATGATGGCGACGATAATGGCCGCTCGAGCGGTTCTCGTTGGGATAAAAAATCCAGCGGCGTTGTCCAGAAAGATTCTTTAGGACGTCCTTTGTCATCTAGTGCCGGAGGCTCTTCCGGTGGTCAAGGGGGCTCCGAGTCTGGCAATTCCAGTTCTTCGACGGGTCCTGTTATTGGTGTTGAAGATCCGGTTATTGAAGATACCACGGTGGTGGTCGATGTAGATGCCCTGCCGGAATGTACTGCTAAAAACGAAGGCGAGTCCTTCTTGGTCAAGAGCGAAAATGTCTTGTATTTTTGCTTGGCTAAGGAATGGGTCCCTTCTGACGCTGTTGCTCAAACGGCAGGAATTTCTTGTCGCAATGGCGTGATGGTGACTGGCGAAGATGCCGGTGATGATGACGAGAAGGGCTCAACGGGTGGATATAGCTCGCCTTGGGGTAACTTTGGCGGTGGTGGCAGTTCCGTAAATACATCGGCTGTCGATGATTCTTCGGCTGTGCCGCGTATGGTGGGGGCGCATCTTGTGGGTGTTGCCGAAAAGGGCCCGTTCCGCTATGGTACTTCGATTAAGCTAATCGAACTTGACAGTACGCAGCATTTGGCCGATTCCAAGCGTACGCACAAGACTTGTATTTTGAATGGCGATGGCAATTTCAATTTTGACAGCGTCGACTTTGTGTCGCCGTATTTGCGCGTTAAGGCAAACGGTTACTTTAGGAATGAACTGACGGGTGGACTTTCTTCATCGCCGGTGACTCTTGAAGCCGTGGTTGATGTGACCGAAAAAGATACGGTGAACGTGAATATCTTGACTCACATGGAAGCTCCGCGCGTGCTCAAGCTTGTGGAAAACAGTGGCAACAACCAACCGGTTCGCGCTGTCAAGGCACAGGCTTTGCGTGAAATTCTTTCAAGCTTTGAAATCCAGTGGGATAAGTCTTCTGGCAGTTCTAGTGGCGGAAATGGCGGTGGCTTTGGTGGCTGGAACTTTGGTGGACAGCAACAGCAGCAGCTCACGACCGATGGCCGCTTTGCCGAAGATATCGGACTCTTTGATGGCGATGAATACAGTGGCGCCTTGCTTGCAATCTCTATCATGATGCAGCGCAAGGGTTCGGGCTCTGAAATGGTTTCTTATGCCGCAGGCATTGCCGACCGCATTAAGGGCAATGGCAACTGGGACGACAACAACGCAAAGGCCGACCTTGCTGACTGGCTCATGGTGCTTGATACAAGTGGTTCTTACGCGACCATTCGCAATAACATTGCTAGCTGGAATATGGGCAAGGTGCCCGACTTTGAAAAGCACCTGAAGCGTTTCTGGTCTAGGGCTTATAACTTTGGCGATTGCAATGCGCAGAATGCCGATACGGTCAAGTGTATTTCGAACAGTTTGAGTGCCTACTTCTGCGGTGGTGGCTACGATCAGCCGGGTCCGACAGTTCGCTTTATTTGCGATGCCAATACGCATGAATGGCGTGCTGCAACTGCTGTCGAAAAAGACACCTACGGTTACGGCAAGGGCGAATATCCGGGCCAAATCAAGAACGGTCGCGTTGATAAAGAAACGTACTACGTTTACGATGATGAAAACAAAAAATGGCGAGTCGCGACTAGCGATGACATTCAGGAATTCGAAGACATCGAAGATGTTTACAAGAATCTGAAGTCGGGCGAAAAGGTCATCTTCTTCTTGCGCCATGCCAAGCGTAGCGATGATACCGGTAAGAACGGCCACTTGACCGACGAAGGTAAGAGCCAGTCGCAGGGTGTTGGCGAAAAGCTGAAGGGCGAAGATATTTATTTTGCCAATTCGACCTATACGAGAAGCAAGGAAACTTGTGAATATATTGCGAAGGGTGCCGGCGCAAGCTACTCCGAAAATACGCTTGAAGACCTTGATGGCGAATGGTATGTGAAGGATAACAACAAGCTTGAAAGCTACAAGAGCAGCAATGGTGGCGGCTGGGTGGTGGCTTCGCAGTATGCATACAAGGGCTCGTACACCGACGCCTTCTACGATCTTGAAGATTACAGTGAAAAGTATATCAAGGAAATAATCAAGCCTGAATTTGCGAATGTGAAAAAAGTGGGCGTGTTTATTTCGCATGACATGTTTGTCGTTCCGCTGACGGCGTACTTCACCGACAAGAAGGTGAACTTGCGCTACTTCGATACCAAGCAATGGATCAATTACCTGGCGGGGCTTGCCATCATTATGGGGAAAGACGGAACCATTCGTTATGTTCCGGTGAGGGGACTAGATTCCGGAACCATGACGATGTAG
- a CDS encoding acetyl-CoA hydrolase/transferase C-terminal domain-containing protein — protein MTWIDAKKCSAADAAAMINDGDVLGVSGFTLAGYPKDVPTALAARAEKLHAEGKPFKITLFSGASTGDSCDGALARAQAVSLRMPYQSNPSLRKAINAGQIKYIDAHLGKMGYLVRTGAVPAPTVAVIEVSAILSDGRVCLSTSGGNSVTYLEMAPKIILELNTRLGDSFMGIHDTALPELPPHAKPLAIYSAGDRVGSEFVKIDPNKVIAVVETSRLDEVNPFVEPDAVSRNIGERILDFICFEESKGRLPKGMAFQSGVGKVANAVLSAMSDDSRLGTIDLFTEVIQEAVFPLLKKGKLGVASGTALTLSEGAQKEFVENAGEWKKHLVLRQQEVSNSPDVIRRVGVISMNTALEADIFGNVNSSLVSGSSMMNGIGGAADFARNCALGFFLTPSVAKDGAISSIVPYVSHVDQTDHDTMIFVTEQGLADLRGLAAEERARLIIKNCAHPDFREPLTDFLEYSLKHAKGLHMPLALERAFEMHSRFLETGKMR, from the coding sequence ATGACTTGGATTGATGCGAAAAAGTGTTCAGCGGCCGATGCCGCAGCGATGATCAATGATGGTGATGTGCTGGGTGTTTCCGGTTTTACTTTGGCCGGTTACCCCAAAGATGTGCCCACGGCTTTGGCCGCGCGTGCCGAAAAGTTGCATGCCGAAGGCAAGCCTTTTAAGATCACGCTTTTTTCTGGAGCATCTACGGGCGACAGCTGCGACGGGGCTTTAGCTCGGGCGCAGGCGGTGTCGCTTCGAATGCCTTACCAGAGCAATCCGAGTTTACGCAAGGCGATTAACGCTGGCCAAATCAAGTATATCGATGCCCATCTCGGCAAAATGGGCTACTTGGTGCGTACAGGTGCAGTGCCTGCGCCGACGGTCGCTGTCATCGAAGTCTCTGCCATATTGAGCGACGGTCGTGTATGCCTTTCGACTTCGGGCGGAAACTCGGTGACTTACCTCGAGATGGCGCCCAAGATTATTTTGGAATTGAATACGCGCCTGGGTGATTCCTTCATGGGAATTCACGATACCGCGCTTCCGGAACTCCCGCCGCATGCAAAGCCGCTTGCCATTTACAGTGCCGGCGATCGTGTGGGTTCTGAATTCGTAAAAATTGACCCGAACAAGGTCATCGCCGTTGTCGAAACATCTCGCCTCGACGAAGTGAATCCGTTTGTGGAACCAGATGCTGTCTCTAGAAACATTGGCGAACGCATTCTGGACTTTATTTGCTTTGAAGAAAGCAAGGGCCGACTCCCCAAGGGAATGGCCTTCCAGAGTGGCGTGGGCAAGGTGGCAAACGCTGTCCTTAGCGCTATGTCCGATGACAGCCGCCTTGGAACGATTGATCTTTTTACCGAAGTCATTCAAGAAGCTGTGTTCCCGCTTTTAAAGAAGGGTAAACTCGGCGTCGCTTCGGGTACCGCTCTTACTTTGTCTGAAGGCGCGCAGAAGGAATTTGTCGAAAATGCGGGCGAATGGAAAAAACACTTGGTGCTTCGCCAGCAAGAAGTGAGCAACAGCCCTGATGTGATTCGCCGCGTGGGTGTGATTTCTATGAATACGGCGCTTGAAGCTGATATCTTTGGCAACGTGAACAGCAGTCTGGTGTCGGGCTCTTCGATGATGAACGGAATCGGCGGCGCAGCGGATTTTGCCCGCAACTGTGCTCTCGGATTTTTCTTGACGCCATCGGTCGCAAAAGACGGCGCCATCAGTTCGATTGTACCTTACGTGAGCCATGTGGACCAGACCGATCACGATACCATGATTTTCGTGACGGAACAGGGTCTTGCCGACTTGCGTGGCCTTGCTGCCGAAGAACGTGCAAGACTCATTATCAAGAATTGTGCGCACCCGGATTTCCGCGAACCGCTCACCGATTTCTTGGAATATAGCCTGAAACATGCGAAGGGTTTGCACATGCCTTTGGCCTTGGAAAGGGCTTTTGAAATGCATTCCAGGTTCCTCGAAACTGGAAAAATGCGCTAA
- a CDS encoding GtrA family protein: MKHFIKYNLIGVMNTLITLASVWVMHQILDWNLELSNFLGFIFGAINSYLMNRIWNFKSHNRKRTEIIRFIIVFLAAYALNFVTLEATVYVLNTAWCKPFTDFISQFMKPGFFANIVANGVYVIASFTLYKKWVFKK, encoded by the coding sequence GTGAAACATTTTATCAAATACAACTTGATTGGCGTTATGAACACGCTCATTACCCTAGCATCTGTCTGGGTGATGCACCAAATACTCGACTGGAATCTGGAACTTTCGAATTTTCTCGGGTTTATCTTTGGAGCCATTAACAGCTACTTGATGAACCGCATTTGGAATTTCAAGAGCCATAACCGCAAACGCACCGAAATCATTCGATTCATTATCGTGTTCCTTGCGGCCTACGCCTTGAACTTTGTAACGCTCGAAGCCACCGTTTACGTTTTGAACACCGCCTGGTGCAAACCGTTTACCGACTTCATTTCGCAATTCATGAAACCCGGCTTCTTCGCAAACATCGTTGCAAACGGTGTATACGTCATCGCAAGCTTTACGCTCTACAAGAAGTGGGTTTTTAAAAAATAA